One genomic segment of Bos javanicus breed banteng chromosome 23, ARS-OSU_banteng_1.0, whole genome shotgun sequence includes these proteins:
- the BAG2 gene encoding BAG family molecular chaperone regulator 2: protein MAQARISAKANEGRFCRSSSMADRSSRLLESLDQLELRVEALREAATAVEQEKEVLLEMIHSIQNSQDMRQISDGEREELNLTANRLMGRTLTVEVSVETIRSPQQQESLKHATRIIDEVVSKFLDDLGNARSHLMSLYSACSSEVPAGPVDQKFQSIVIGCALEDQKKIKRRLETLLRNIENADKAIKLLEHSKGAASKTLQQNAEARFN from the exons ATGGCTCAGGCGAGGATCAGCGCTAAGGCCAACGAGGGCCGCTTCTGCCGCTCCTCGTCCATGGCCGACCGCTCCAGCCGCTTGCTCGAGAGCCTGGACCAGCTGGAGCTCAG GGTGGAGGCTCTGCGGGAGGCGGCCACGGCCGTggagcaggagaaggaggtgCTCCTAGAGATGATCCACAGCATCCAGAACAGCCAGGACATGCGGCAGATCAGCGACG GAGAACGAGAAGAATTAAATCTGACTGCGAACCGTCTGATGGGACGAACCCTGACTGTGGAGGTTTCAGTAGAAACAATTAGGAGTCCCCAGCAGCAGGAGTCCCTCAAGCACGCCACGCGGATCATCGATGAGGTGGTCAGCAAGTTTCTGGATGACCTGGGAAACGCCCGGAGTCACCTGATGTCGCTGTACAGCGCGTGTTCCTCCGAGGTGCCTGCGGGGCCGGTGGACCAGAAGTTCCAGTCCATCGTGATCGGCTGCGCTCTCGAGGACCAGAAGAAAATTAAGAGACGACTAGAGACCCTGCTTAGGAACATTGAAAACGCTGACAAGGCCATCAAGCTGCTGGAGCATTCTAAAGGAGCTGCTTCCAAAACACTGCAGCAGAACGCTGAAGCCAGATTCAACTAG